A window from Mya arenaria isolate MELC-2E11 chromosome 9, ASM2691426v1 encodes these proteins:
- the LOC128202827 gene encoding interferon-induced protein 44-like has protein sequence MAGQLTDADMDQLETWVGTGPKTFTLLYKITRDGCDPAIFHQKCDSQGPTVTVLYNTNGSVFGGYAGQSLHSQSAYINDHTAFLYQLRFSGNQKANKFPVKCSQADYAFHGSPSLGPVFGAGHDLHAFSAKISNNSGTFALNGRLRFKSYDSQGVTTDQINNGHMNVTELEVYKVTDGVRKVKTEKPKEVKPWRNAPELNDKLLDQLKEEIATFKPQSDLDLTDIRVLLLGPVGTGKSSFYNTVNSVFRGRISQRARCGTSAHSITTAYKPYTVGKQGGSRLQFRLCDTRGLEVSQGLDLLECNFLLDGHVPEHYEFNPATPITPETPGFIHKPGLADKVHCVLFVLEANTIDDLPTKLVEKMNSFQKLMNQKGIPQAVLLTKVDVACTEVAQNVSSVFRNTNVEKVVDTVAKLLGLPRNNVLPVKNYENEVQLEAATSALALLALRQALYFTEDFLEDVVEKRASVKAARGRGSSGGSGEGKGERVEIGSDSA, from the exons ATGGCTGGCCAGCTGACGGACGCTGATATGGACCAGCTAGAGACGTGGGTAGGAACAGGGCCCAAAACCTTCACCCTACTGTACAAGATAACAAGGGATGGGTGTGATCCCGCCATCTTCCACCAAAAGTGCGACAGCCAGGGTCCGACTGTCACTGTGCTGTATAACACCAATGGTTCTGTGTTTGGGGGGTACGCGGGTCAGAGTTTGCATAGTCAGAGTGCATATATAAACGACCACACCGCGTTTTTGTACCAGCTTCGGTTTTCTGGTAACCAAAAAGCCAATAAATTCCCTGTAAAATGTAGTCAAGCAGATTATGCTTTTCATGGTTCTCCATCTCTCGGACCAGTGTTTGGAGCAGGTCATGATCTGCACGCATTCAGCGCAAAGATATCAAATAATAGCGGAACCTTTGCGCTGAACGGGCGCCTGCGATTTAAGTCATACGATAGCCAGGGGGTGACCACTGACCAGATCAACAACGGGCACATGAACGTCACAGAGTTGGAGGTCTACAAAGTGACAG ATGGGGTGCGGAAAGTGAAAACGGAGAAACCAAAGGAAGTCAAACCGTGGCGAAATGCTCCCGAACTCAACGACAAG ctCCTCGACCAACTGAAAGAGGAAATTGCCACATTCAAGCCTCAGAGTGACCTAGACCTGACCGACATCCGAGTCCTTCTTCTGGGTCCCGTGGGGACCGGCAAGTCCAGCTTCTACAACACAGTGAACTCTGTCTTCCGGGGACGCATTTCACAGAGGGCGCGGTGTGGCACTTCCGCTCACAGCATCACCACAGCG tatAAGCCATACACGGTGGGCAAACAGGGCGGCTCTCGACTCCAATTCCGGTTGTGTGACACGCGCGGCCTTGAGGTCAGCCAGGGGCTTGACCTGCTCGAGTGCAACTTTCTGTTGGACGGTCACGTGCCTGAACACTACGAG TTCAACCCGGCAACCCCTATCACCCCTGAGACCCCGGGGTTTATACACAAGCCCGGCCTTGCTGACAAAGTCCACTGTGTGTTATTTGTCCTTGAGGCAAACACTATTGACGACTTGCCAACGAAACTCGTGGAAAAGATGAACAGCTTCCAGAAACTGATGAACCAGAAAG GTATCCCGCAGGCTGTTCTGCTGACAAAGGTGGATGTAGCGTGTACAGAGGTCGCGCAAAACGTGTCCAGTGTCTTCCGGAACACAAACGTGGAAAAAGTCGTGGACACAGTTGCCAAGCTTCTAG GGTTGCCACGCAACAACGTACTTCCGGTTAAGAACTACGAGAACGAGGTTCAGCTGGAGGCTGCCACAAGCGCCCTGGCCCTGTTGGCGCTTCGACAGGCGCTCTACTTCACCGAGGACTTTCTTGAGGACGTGGTTGAAAAGAGGGCCTCCGTCAAGGCCGCTCGGGGAAGGGGTTCAAGCGGGGGTAGTGGGGAAGGCAAGGGAGAGAGGGTGGAGATAGGGAGTGATAGTGCTTAA